Proteins from a single region of Parasedimentitalea psychrophila:
- a CDS encoding fatty acid desaturase: MTQSTDQSRTQPGALSARDWVKTLAKYREPNQMRSAFELAVTVGPFVLLWALAWWSMSISYWLTFAISLVNALFLLRLFTIQHDCGHGSFFKNRLVSDWVGRIIGVLTLTPYDVWRRTHSAHHSASGNLGKRGMGDIHTMTVAEYNELNGFNRLMYRVYRNPVTLFGFGPGYLFFVQNRVPLGLMNSLRYWVSAMGTNISIVAALLVIWYFGGLAPVLLIFVPSTLVAATAGMWLFYVQHQFEDTRWEQDENWQLHDAALHGSSHYVLPSVLQWFSANIGIHHVHHLYSRIPFYRLTEVLRDHDVLAVSNRMTVRDSLNCARLHLWDEKSRQLLSFSQARLMYG, translated from the coding sequence ATGACCCAATCCACTGATCAATCCCGGACGCAACCCGGCGCGCTTTCAGCGCGCGACTGGGTTAAGACATTGGCCAAATACCGTGAGCCAAACCAAATGCGAAGCGCTTTTGAGCTTGCCGTTACAGTAGGCCCGTTTGTTTTGCTCTGGGCGCTGGCCTGGTGGTCGATGTCGATTAGTTACTGGCTGACCTTTGCGATTTCTCTGGTCAATGCCCTGTTCCTGTTGCGCCTGTTTACAATTCAGCATGATTGCGGTCACGGTTCGTTCTTCAAAAACCGCTTGGTCAGTGACTGGGTGGGGCGGATTATTGGGGTGCTGACGCTGACGCCGTATGACGTCTGGCGCCGCACCCATTCGGCGCACCACAGTGCGTCGGGAAATTTGGGCAAGCGGGGTATGGGGGATATCCATACGATGACCGTTGCCGAGTATAATGAGCTCAACGGCTTCAACCGCCTGATGTACCGGGTGTATCGCAATCCGGTGACCCTGTTTGGTTTTGGGCCCGGCTATTTGTTCTTTGTGCAGAACCGGGTGCCCTTAGGGCTGATGAACAGCCTGCGCTACTGGGTCAGTGCAATGGGCACCAATATCTCGATTGTCGCGGCTTTGCTGGTGATCTGGTATTTTGGCGGTCTGGCCCCGGTGCTGTTGATTTTCGTGCCGTCGACTTTGGTGGCTGCAACCGCGGGAATGTGGTTGTTCTATGTGCAGCACCAGTTTGAAGATACCCGTTGGGAGCAGGACGAGAACTGGCAGCTGCATGATGCTGCGCTGCATGGCAGCTCGCATTATGTCCTGCCGTCGGTGCTGCAGTGGTTCAGTGCCAATATCGGCATTCACCATGTGCACCACCTGTACAGCCGGATCCCGTTCTATCGCCTGACCGAGGTGCTGCGTGATCATGATGTGCTGGCTGTAAGTAACCGGATGACAGTCCGAGACAGCCTGAACTGTGCACGGTTGCATCTGTGGGACGAAAAAAGCAGACAGTTATTGTCGTTCTCGCAGGCGCGATTGATGTACGGCTAA
- a CDS encoding gamma-glutamyl-gamma-aminobutyrate hydrolase family protein, with product MARPRVGIIGNSYLINDQYPAHAGGTMNSEAVAEVAGCMPLLIPSDPRFLSVEELLDTFDGFLLTGGRPNVHPQEYGEAETAAHGAFDRARDAIALPLVRACVERGQPFLGICRGFQEVNVALGGTLHPEIRDLPGRMNHRMPPDGSLEDKFALRHIVEMSDGGVFHQLLGAREVMTNTLHGQGIKTPGSRIVIDGYAQDGTPEACYVRDAPGFTLAVQWHPEWDANNDPVSRPLFQAFGAAVQGWAAGQRPQGGAAA from the coding sequence ATGGCACGCCCCCGCGTCGGTATTATCGGCAACTCTTACCTGATTAATGATCAGTATCCGGCCCATGCGGGCGGCACCATGAATTCCGAGGCGGTGGCCGAAGTGGCGGGCTGTATGCCCTTGTTGATCCCTTCGGATCCGCGATTTCTATCCGTCGAGGAGCTGCTGGACACCTTTGACGGCTTTCTGCTGACCGGTGGTCGGCCCAATGTGCATCCACAGGAATACGGCGAGGCGGAGACCGCAGCGCATGGGGCGTTTGACCGGGCGCGCGATGCGATTGCACTGCCATTGGTGCGGGCCTGTGTCGAGCGGGGACAGCCCTTCCTGGGCATTTGCCGCGGCTTTCAAGAGGTTAATGTGGCGCTGGGCGGCACGCTCCACCCAGAGATCCGCGACCTGCCGGGACGGATGAACCACCGGATGCCCCCCGATGGCAGCCTGGAGGATAAATTTGCCCTGCGCCATATTGTTGAAATGAGCGACGGCGGCGTGTTCCATCAATTGCTGGGCGCCCGTGAGGTGATGACAAATACCCTGCATGGGCAGGGGATCAAAACCCCTGGATCGCGTATTGTCATTGATGGGTATGCCCAGGATGGCACCCCCGAGGCCTGTTACGTCAGGGATGCGCCGGGGTTTACCCTGGCGGTGCAATGGCACCCCGAGTGGGACGCGAATAATGATCCGGTGTCACGGCCTCTGTTCCAGGCCTTTGGGGCTGCGGTGCAGGGCTGGGCGGCGGGGCAGCGGCCTCAAGGCGGGGCTGCGGCCTGA
- a CDS encoding GlcG/HbpS family heme-binding protein, which translates to MAISLREARIIIEKALDKGRALELKPLSVVVLDAGGHVQAFEREDGAAPGRFAIARGKAYGAVMLGMAGTAQMARAEAQGYFMAAVNGVYGGQVVPVPGGVLVRDTNGTVIGAVGVTGDSSDNDAIAALSGIEAAGLAGEI; encoded by the coding sequence ATGGCTATTTCTTTGCGCGAAGCGCGGATTATCATTGAAAAGGCACTGGACAAGGGCCGTGCGCTAGAGCTGAAGCCGTTGTCGGTGGTGGTGCTGGATGCTGGCGGCCATGTGCAGGCCTTTGAACGCGAAGATGGCGCCGCGCCCGGTCGCTTTGCCATTGCCCGAGGCAAAGCCTACGGCGCGGTCATGTTGGGCATGGCGGGAACGGCGCAGATGGCACGGGCCGAGGCGCAGGGCTATTTCATGGCAGCGGTAAACGGAGTTTACGGCGGTCAGGTTGTTCCGGTTCCCGGTGGCGTGCTGGTGCGGGACACAAACGGCACAGTGATCGGTGCGGTTGGGGTGACAGGTGATAGCTCGGACAATGATGCCATTGCCGCCTTGAGTGGCATTGAGGCTGCTGGCCTGGCTGGCGAAATCTAA